Proteins found in one Planococcus citri chromosome 2, ihPlaCitr1.1, whole genome shotgun sequence genomic segment:
- the LOC135834052 gene encoding uncharacterized protein LOC135834052 produces MAMKSDKPQQPDWDDTDESSDSESDSETEATHYRIFRCQICGKPIGEGPKKKKSNTTAFAVSCGHQFHKKCLKKKKAELPCDCFVNGCRKNGRVDPETWRKLRGGTTEVSKCAEEEKDSLRERLIKEMRQNTLLIEQNESLIQSSRESPRAEAEQIRVELNCAKTEIEQLKSELAEVQQRAATLVVQNDALLLASQGPRDWSVEELSEEAFAAEAERRGFESSLDRLNREERDRRYRQFTEKIEENNMNFDEALQAIDRQRVFTQVDSARMMVLIDIDREALDKEVRLSEVLDGISVLPSLTGI; encoded by the exons ATGGCGATGAAAAGCGATAAGCCGCAGCAACCTGATTGGGATGATACCGACGAGAGTAGCGATTCTGAAAG CGATTCGGAGACGGAAGCCACacattatagaatttttcggTGTCAGATATGTGGTAAGCCGATCGGTGAAGggccgaaaaagaaaaaatcgaatacgaCGGCGTTTGCGGTCTCGTGTGGGCACCAGTTTCACAAAAAGTGCCTGAAGAAAAAGAAAGCAGAGTTACCGTGTGATTGCTTCGTTAATGGCTGCCGGAAAAATGGCAGAGTCGATCCTGAGACGTGGCGGAAATTACGCGGCGGTACTACCGAGGTATCAAAGTGCGCGGAAGAAGAAAAGGATTCCTTGCGCGAGCGGTTAATAAAAGAAATGCGGCAAAACACATTGCTGATCGAGCAAAACGAGTCGCTGATTCAGTCGTCGAGAGAGTCGCCGCGTGCTGAAGCCGAGCAAATTCGAGTTGAGTTAAACTGCGCGAAAACCGAAATAGAGCAGCTCAAGTCGGAGTTGGCAGAGGTACAGCAAAGAGCTGCGACGCTAGTGGTACAGAACGATGCGCTGTTGCTCGCGAGTCAAGGTCCAAGAGATTGGTCAGTCGAGGAACTCTCTGAGGAGGCTTTTGCAGCCGAGGCGGAGAGACGCGGTTTCGAGTCATCGCTGGACAGAC TGAACCGAGAAGAACGCGACCGGCGCTACCGACAGTTTACGgagaaaatcgaagaaaataacATGAACTTCGACGAGGCGCTGCAAGCGATAGACCGACAAAGAGTATTCACGCAGGTCGACAGTGCACGGATGATGGTATTGATCGACATCGACAGAGAAGCGTTGGACAAAGAAGTTAGATTGTCAGAGGTTCTCGATGGAATTAGCGTGCTACCGTCATTGACAG GTATCTAG